The sequence tgcccttagtgttgggtggggctactgggttatggggatagggtggaggtgttgaccttgggtagggtgctctttacaagagccggtgcagactcgatgggccgaatggcctccttctgcactgtaaattctatgagaatgaCCCAGTGATTTGTCAGCCCACAGCTCCATCAGTTGCTCAGTGATATTTCACCAAGTTCCTCTCGCCCTTCAACCTCCTGATTTAAAGCTCTTTTTTTAACCGATGActtctttgctatttcttatctccACCAAAACTGATTACACATCTTGATCTTCTGAACCAAGGTCATTTCTCATTATTGTACTGATCTCGTCCTTTTATTAATAGACCTATACTAGCTGCATTTACTTTCACACTCCTGGttgatttcccacattctgcccttCGAAAACTTAAGGTCGTCCAAAACTTTGCTGTCTGCGTCTTAACTCGCATCCTGTTCGCCATCAAAATTCCTTTCCTTGTTTTTCAAACCCTTCCATGACCTTGCCTATCATTTTCTCTGCAATCTTATCCAGCCCCTCCCAAGTTACCtgcattcctctaattctggcacctcattcatccccaattttaatttctCGACCGTTGGTGGCTGTGCATTCAGTTGCTTAGACCCCAAGTTCAGAAATAACTTCCAAGTACCTCTCCTCCTTCTCTCTAccaagacattccttaaaacttGTCTCCTTGCCCAGCTTTTGGACATTTTATCCAATATATCCGTAGTTTCatggtgtcatactttgttttataatcatCCTggaaagtgccttgggatgttccaTTATCTAAAGGTGTTATGTGTAAGTTGTTCTGCCCATCCTTGCAAAGTTCCTAACCTTGGTCACCTTGAAACCATGCCTCTCTAATGGTTATCGGATCCTATTCTTTTATTTGTATGTACGCCATTGATGTATTTATCTTGTTATAAATACTAATGCATTCAGATAAAGAATCTTTTGATATTGTCTTTTGGCCATGTTTCCCTCCTGTGACCCCATTTCCTGGTGCATACTAACATTtgtactctgtcccttcctgtcacacacTGGGTATCATTACCATATTAGCATCCTGCACTATTGCCTTGTCTTTTATCTTTCTAAGTCTACCCTCAGTTGAACCGTCCCGCCCTGGCAGGTATGAGTTCCAGCAGTGAGCTCTGGTGTGTTACTAGACTGTGAAGATGATCTAAGCCTAGTCACCtgaaccctcccaccccacaggcGTGAGCTCATACAATGTGTGTTGTCAGGTTATTTGAAGGGATCATAGCTTGGCcaaaccagctccttcttgatAACCAGAAACATATGTTCACCAGAGGCCAATTTACAATGGCTAGGAATAGGAACCTGGTTGAGCTTTTCCTTCATTCAGCTCTCAAGCGCTGAAGCCAGTTGTAATGCTGAAGTGCTACTAAACTGGGATAAGCGAACTCGGCACAGACTAAGAGTAAAACCTTCAAGCCTATGGGGTTAGTAGACTAGTAGCTGATGCCTTTACTTACTTGACCATCGAGGAGCTTTGTACCTTCATTCTAATCCTGAGATAAAGGTTAATGATCTCATTGTTGTGTggctaaaaaattttaaaatatgaatttGATTATCTAGCTCACTTCAACTTTGATTTGACTCCAACTGTGAGAATggaagagaagaaaaagaaaagaagcccaaaGGTGACTTTATACCACCAGGCTCCAAAAGGTAATCCCAGGAAATCATCTGTGCCGACGAGTAAGAGTGCCACATTCTCCACTGCTTTACCTCAGCCCCCTTCACCAAAACTACGGTCAAAGTTGAAAAGGTTAGTACGAAGTTAATGGGTTTAAACTCAAAAGTTCCGTTGGGATTTCCACTGTACTTTTTTTCCTGTGTGATCCGTAGCAATCGATTTTTACTTTGCTGACCTGTCATCATGAATGTGTCTTTAATGTGGCTATTTACCTTGGCATAAACACTGATTATATAAAGaaaatctaggggctggtttagcacactaggctaaatcgctggcttttaatgcagaccaaggcaggccagcagcacggttcaattcccgtaccagcctccccgaacaggcgccggaatgtggcgactaggggcttttcacagtaacttcattgaagcctactcgtgacaataagcgattttcatttttcatttcatttggtatTACCCCCAAAGTTAAATAATAGACTTGAAAAGTATAAGGAGACTACCTACCACTTTCTAAAGTGCCAGTTTTCCTTTCATTTACATGAAATTATTGAtatgttttaaattattttattttgatcCATATTTTAAAATCTACAATTGTTTGGAAATTTGAACAGGGTAAACAAAGATAAAGTGAAGCCTTCACAACAAACTGGAAAGGTGACAAAGTCAGCTCCAATTCAGCATTCATTCTTGACTGACGTTTCTGATGTAAGAGAGATGGAATGTGGCTTGCTGAATTTACTGAATGATTTCCACTCTGGGAAGCTGCAGGCTTTCGGTGAGTTATTTGACTCAAGAAAATGTGACAATTGAAAATAATGAGTAATGTAACTATGTAACATGCTCAATAAAGTGCATGTGTGGTTTATTGGAAATAACATTGTGATTTTTCTTGAAACCTTCCATAACACATTGATGACTATCAAtgccgcttcatgctctcgtCTGGACCTAGAACAATTTATTGAtctttgtttccaatttccacccctctcacACCTTCACATGTAatctctgacacttcccttccttgacctttctgtCTTCATTTTTGATAGACTGATCACTAATATTCATTACAAACCCACCAATTCCCACCGTTATCTTGACTGCAgctccccacaccccaaaccctgtaaggactctatcccattctcccagtttctctgccTCTTTTCCAATTGTTTCAATTATGCCACCTTTGAAAACAACCCTTCTGACATGTCCGCCTTTTTCCTTAACCAAGGATTCCTCCCACTGTGATTGATAGGGCATTCAACTGTGTGTgacccatctcctgcacctctgcCCTCCCTCTGACAACAATGATAGGGTCTCTCTTGTCCTCATTTTCCACCCCActagcctccacattcaaagaatcatcctctacCATTTCCGCctactccagcatgatgccaccactagGCACATCTACCCCTCATCCATCATCCACCCCCCTCCATCAGAATTCCACATGGATCACATCCTCCATGACAccttggtccactcctccattccCCCAATCCTTCGCCCCTTCCCAGGTaattgcagaaggtgcaacagcTCCTCCTTTCAAatgaagcagtgtttcacttgtacctccttcaatttggtttaCTGATTAGCTACTCCCAATGCGGcctcctctacattggagagactaaattcagactgggtgatcacttggTAGAACACCTTTGCTCTGTCTGCAAGCGTGATCCCATCCCACCTGTCGCTAACCATTTCAACCCAGCATCTTGCTCCCAACCCcaagtcgtatcgtcagcaaacttgtagatggagttggaaccaaatttttccacgcagtcgtgtgtgtacagggagtagagtagtgggctaagtacgcagccttgcggggccccggtattgaggacttttgtggaggaggtgttgttgttcattcttactgactgtggtctgttggtcagaaaatcgaggatccagttgcagagtggggagacaagtcctagattttgtagctttgatatgaacttgggtgggattatggtgttgaacattggaaATGAGGTATGGTTTCAATTGGGCTTAATTTAATTTCTCTCTGCCTGGAAGGCTAATacctgtagttagattcatgctagacAAAGGTGGTTTGTACCTGTGGGGGTTGGTCAAGTTCCAGCTGTGTTTCTGATGCGCTGagagagggctatggcatgaagaataaataaaattcaTAAGCAGTTGGGTGTTGCTTAGAAACTGGAGgtcctattttaaaaaaaaagctttttaTGTTTTAGCTGGATACAAGACACTGGGGAGTGAACCTCAGCTCTATTGGATAAGGAAATTGTAATGATGCAGGCTTCCTAAGGagcaagttacagtccagatagccagggaattgggacagaaaggctGTCTAAGATGACTGAAGTTAGGAAAACAGTGATTAagctattgttcagaagaattaagCTATTGTTCAGAAGGATTCAAGAAAGATTCAAGCAAAAGgttttgagtttttaaaaataaatttagagtacccaattctttttttccaatttaaggggcaatttagcatggccccaagccacctaccctgcacatctttgggttgtgggggtgagaccaatgcaggcatgggaagaatgtgcaaactccacatggacagggacccaggccaggattgaacccgggtcctcggcgctgtgaggcagcagtgctaacccactgcgccaccgtttcaCTCCTAGATTCTCAGTTGAAGAgaaaattgcagtaaccagaatgAAAGTGGTACGGCAGACTTCTCGGGTACATCACgagtttgatgccattttaataagagtttgggaatcaagagttaaagcaattcaTAAAGCAAAAcactttgcacagcagtcaaggcaAAGAAATCCGAAAGGGGTTGGCTTAAAATCCTGGACTAGATACACTGTTAAAAGTTGAactttgtttaaaaatattttgcaaaACCTGGCCTGGAGTTTGGAATGCAAACCATTAATGGACAGCAGTACTGTGCACAAaggttttaaagcatgtttttttgagagtggagtttgaaaactcatgtgacaatcatctgggggaattctgaggagaaatccagacATTCACTTGAGATTCAGGGTGGGGAAGGTATTTGACTACTGCCACCTTATGTGATGAAAGAGATGTTGTGTTAGTGAGACTGTTGTAGTtttaagatatactttgtaagACGTGTTATTCTTAAAATTCATGTGTTTTGTTAAAATAAGAGGGGAGTAAAGGAACATTGCATAATAATCCAGCTTTTcgtgttcaataaatgttttttgttatttttttcaaaaattctcctttttaacattttcatccaaatttacacccatcaacaaacaatcaacggtaacaaatacaatgtcaatccctggccaacaatcccttcctcccaccaacccccaacatttaaaatacatacatcaaagaaaaagaatcaggaatccaccaGCACCCATACAAATCACCAACAGCATATACAATCCAAGCCCCCCGCCCAAgtttgatgtcatccaattcatgaaagagcataataaacaaagcccatgaattgtagaacacttccatccttcccctcaactcaaacttcactttcGCAAATGTTAAGAACTCTACCAGATCCCCCCACCATGccggggcacagggtggagaagctgatttccaccccaacaggacccgccttcggatgatcaacgaggcgaaggccaagccatctacctccgcacccgcttccagCCCTGGCTGATTGGACACCCCTAATATAGCTTTCAGGGGACCTGGTTCAAGtctcacatgtaccaccttcgAGATTATCCTGAAGTGAAATTATCCACGCCacatgcacccccagatatctaaagtgaggcCCCACCCCATGgaatggtagccccccccccccccccacccctggctgagACACCACAGAATATTcacttttatataaatttagcttatacccaAACACCCAATTGGTTTCCGATACATACATAGAGACCTtatgctctacccccccccccccaaaacactatCCCTCTTCACACCTCTGAACCCCTCAACacaatggccaaaggctcaagCGCAAACAACAGGGGTGACATACAGCATCCCTGCCCGGTCCCTCGGTGCAGAGCAGAACATACCAAATTCATGTTATTCGTGTGGACACTCTCCCTCGGCTCCCTATACAGCAGCCTTACCCAATCTACAAATCGTACTGTAACATCAACTGGAATGGTCCCTCAATGGCATATGTATACTTCCTtagatgaggagaccaaaacctgtgcacaatgctccaggtgcagtctcacctaGGCTCTAtatgtagaacatacagtgcagaaggaggtcattcagcccgtcgagtctgcaccgacccacttaagccatcacttccaccctatccctgtaaaccaataacccctcctaaccttttgatcactgagggcaatttagcatggccaatccacctaacctgcacgtctttggactgtgggaggaaaccagagcacccggaggaaacccacgcagacagggggaggacgtgcagactccgcacagacagtgacccagcagggaatcaaacctgggacgctggtgctgtgaagccaccgtgctatccacttgtgctagcgtgctgcccacaattgcagcaaggcatctttactcctgtactcaaatcccttGCGATGAAGGtctcaacataccatttgccttccaaattgcttgctgtacctgcatgctaactttttgtgactTATAATCCATATCTCCTGGGTGTTATTTTTGTTTTAGGCTTTATATCTTGATCTCAGTAACATTGTCTGCCTCTTATTTCTCTTTTTGCCACTACCCATTTTCCCACCATGGTTTGGCGTCTATTTAATATTTTCCCCTGTTTGGTCTACCTGAAACATTTTCTACGTTAAAATGTTGTGTAACTGTAAGTAATTAACACAAATATGTTTTTGTCACCTCTCTTGAAGACATTAAATCCTGATATAAGGTTTCTCACACATCAGGGCATCATGTACCCCATCCCACAAGCTATATTTCATGACTGTAGGTTGACGGTGAGTATTGATGAGCTGTCACCCACAGATATCATGAATTGGCCAATTCATTGCACTGTTATCGGGGCAGGAAAGCTTGACTGGTGTGTTTCCTCCTTCCTTTAACTCGGGCTGCTGAATTCAATTGCTGTGTCTCTATTGTTTAGCTGTGAGTATCCTGTCAACGACTTGATGGGTCATTCTTTTCAGGCATTGAGGAGCTTATATTTTTCtattaaatttcttttaaaacaaGTCCAATAAGAAAACAAtctaaacattaaaaaaaacatacttGTATACAGAAGTACATGTCTTGTCCCCATGACAATGTCTGAATGTAGCAGTTTGAAATGTCTTTCATTTCTGGTGGACTGGTGCCAATTACATGGTGTTGTAAATAATGTGGTTAGCATGAATCAACCAACTATGTGAATTGTGTTCCACTTTTCAACCATTATACATTACATTGCCACGTCAGCAAGTTAAAATAACTTCAGCCATTCACAGTCTATGAATGAAGTTTTTAACAAAGTTGGAGGCCTTAGCCCATTGGACTCTATTCATAAGTAAATTTAGTCAGAAACATGAGCTGCAGCAGTGCACAGATTTTGGGTTAATGTCAGTTGTGAAAATGCTGCATTTTCTTTAGGGAAAGAGTGTTCCTTTGAACAGATGGAACATGTGAGAGAAATGCAGGAAAAAATGGCACGTTTACATTTCAGCCTTGACAGTCATGTGGAAGAGCTTTCTGAGGACAAGAAAAAAAATGCATCCGACAGGAATCTTGAACAGCTTCTGGCAAATGTGAGTTTGAGGTTTTTTTGTCTCGGGTGTCTAATTCTTGGGGTAATTTGGTATaagaagggtggcatgtggcgcagtggttagcactgggactgcagggcGCTGAGGATTcgggttcgactcccggccctgggtcactgtctgcatggagtttacacattctccccatgtctgcgtgggtttcacccccacaacccaaagatgtgcaggttaggtggattggccacagtaaattgcccccttaattggaaaaaaataattggatactctaaaaatttATCTGAAAACAAAAAAATGTTGGTATAAGAATTCTTTGCAAAATGCGGATAGATAGAATTTTGATGGAACAATTAGAAGATGTCTAAGAAATACTCATTTTATTACATTGGATTGGAATTAATTCAGTTTTAGACCCCAGAGATGAGAGCATACAACTtaactctggctttgtaactttccAAACCCTTCACACACTGATCCAAatggaaaaatgtttttttttcatttggagtacacaattattatttttttccaattaaggggtaatttagcgtggccaatccacctaaacctgcatatctatgggttgtggggctgggacccacgcagacacgggagaatgtgcaaactccacacagacaatgacccggagccgggatagaacccgggtcctcagcgccataggcagcagtgctaaccattgcaccaccgtgtcaCCAATATTCAGGCTGATGTATTGCCCTGGCCGGTATACAGGGACTCCATCACGGTGAGGAGGCAGCTGTGCgtggaggtctgtgagatcccagacaggaccCCACTTGATGCATGGAAGGACCCTGTTGCATAgacgttcagggtgaccatcaccacGGTCGACCACCGGGCGGGTGTTCTCCTCCATACCCCCACGCTTCCAGACGTGCCATGATGCAGCAGAGGTGTCTCACGGTCCTGCTCAACCAGAGTCTTCGGCCACACGCTCGgttcggcaggtcctcgaatcaCAGGCACTGCCAGTACGCTTTCTGCACTGCTGTCCTGTCCTGGATGTAGGGCTCACGgcactctgccacctgcgcccaggtcaAGTTCATGTCTGCAGGTGGCAGTCTgcttcccaccctggggaacagggtgtcccgcttctcctccacACCATCCAACAATGtctccagctcagtttctggttattagtccagtgacatacgactacaccaccagctccccaaattaCAGAAATGCAAGTGTAAGAGCTAGTTACACGTTTCAGTACATCTTTTAAGTAATTCTTGACATAAGCAGGTGTGAAATTCCAGAGGAGGATGTCGTGGCATTAAAGTTTAATCCACATTTGAGACTTCCAGAaaccaggggcagcacagtagcattgtggatagcacaatcgcttcacagctccagggtcccaggttcgattccggcttgggtcactgtctgtgcggagtctgcacatcctccccgtgtgtgcgtgggtttgctccgggtgctccggtttcctcccacagtccaaagatgtgcaggttagatggattggccatgataaattgcccttagtgtccaaaattgcccttagtgttgggtggggttactgggttatggggatagggtggagttgttgaccttgggtagggtgctctttccaagagccggtgcagactcgatgggctgaatggcctccttctgcactgtaaattctatgattctatgatgattcataTATGACCAACCTGTTATACCAGACATGACAGGGGATCTGTGACGGTCATCTTAAGTTGGTGTCTTTACtcgttttaaaaagttatttttgaaaaagttcattatttatatatatttttttttaaaatttaaaatacctaattaattttttccaattaaggggcaatttagcatggccaatccacctacacaacacatctttgggttgtggtagtgagacccacgcaaacacggggagaatgtgcaaactccacacggacagtgaccgagggccgggattgaacctgggacctcggtgctgtgaggcaacagtgctaaccactgtgccatcgtgctaatatatatatatctcagtagttagcactgctgcctcacagcactgaggacccgggttcgatcccagccccgggtcactgtctctgtggagtttgcacattctccccatgttttcatgggtctcaccctcacaacccatctttggagggtaggtggattgggtacactaaattgccccttaattggaaaaaactattgggtacttcaaatttgaAAATATGTAGTTAATATTACTCATGCACATGTCAAATCATCATGACATATTAAATACCGACTACCTTGAAAGTTTGTCAGTTTTTCAAGAtttactgtgtttttttttacttttcgCTATCTTGCAGTTGGAAGAACTGAGTACTTCAATGTATCCTTTTCAAATGATTCCTGTCAATATTATCTATACGCAATTACAAGCTAACAGTAATGGCAATAGCTTGTTAACAGCAGGTTGTTCATTCGAGTTCCAGGAGTTCCAGTTTTCCCCTGGATAAAAGCAAACTTCAATAGAAATGGAACTGCGGGTTGCAAAGGGTGTTGACTCCTATCACAGGATATCACAAAGCCACAATCTATCCCTGAGCATCAGGAGGCCTTCTGATCATGAAGAACATTCCAGGAAAATTCAGTTCTGTGCTCAACCATCTAATCatcgaattcacagtgcagatgggggccattcagcccaactagtctgcaccggcccttgacatAAGCATcctgcttaagcccacatctctaccatattccgtaacccagtaaccccacctaaccttttggacactgagggacaatttagaatggccaattcacctgacctccacatctttggatgtcCACATACTTCGAGAAGGGATCTTTGTGTAGTGATGAGAATCCTAAAGGACTTCTGAATCCAAAAGTGTTAATACCAATTATGTCAACATACATACAAAAATAGGCCATTTAGCCTTTgcgcctgctctaccattcaatgaaaTTGTGACTGAGCTGTGAACTGACTCCATGGGCCTTTGTCCCACATCCCTAATACCTATGGTTTACAAAACTCTATTAGTCGCTATTTGTGGAAGAGTTCTAAGGCCCTCTGTGttgaagtgtttcctaatttcatttCAGAAAGATCTGCCTCTAATTTTTTAGAAGCTGCTCCCATTTCTACACTTCACAGCCAGGAGAAACAGtttatatctaccctatctatcctccttaatatcttgaaaacttgGATCAGaagtgctcacaatattccagatgtggcctaaccAGGCTTTGTCTAAGTGAAGCATGATTGCTACCCTTGTGTATTCCAGCCCTTGAGATCTAAAGGCCAACATTAATTTCACCTTTCTGATTGTACTCTGTCcctgttcatgacattttaataATCTATGTACCTAGACCTGCAGGTGTCTTTGGACCTCCACTGGTTCTAgattttcaccatttagaaagtacccgTTCTATCTTTCTCGGACCAAAATGGATGAGCTCCTTTATTTTCTTATATTGAAATCAATTTGTCAGTTTTGTTCATTCACTTAATCAACCTGGGACTATCCCTTTTAAAGTTTGtgcttccttcactgttgctggtcaaaatcctggaactcccttcctaacagctctgtgggtgtacctacaccacatggactgcacagtgtttgaagaaggcagctcgccaccatcttctcGTGGAcagttgggatgggcaacaaagcccacatcccttgaatgaataataaaaactaTACTCCTTACAATGCCACCCATCTTTGCATCCCGTAAATCTAGATACTTGGCTCTCTTTCCAATCGTCTTCGTTGTTAATAAACATTGTGAATAGTTGAGGTCCCAacacagatccttgtggaacaccaccagtcacatcCAGCCAGAGTACATGCCCATTACTTTCACTCTGTCTCCTGGTACTCAGCCAATTTGCtcccagggtggtgcagtggctagcactgctacctcacggcactgaggccaggttcgatcctggccccggatcactgtccatgtggagtttgcacattctccccgtgtctgcatggggctgacccccacaacccaaaaatgtgcatcataggtggactggccccttagttgggaaaaaaagaattgggcactctaaatgtaaaaaatatTTGCTCACaaggtcaataatttgccttccaaTTCTATAAGCTTCATTAAATTGACTCTGTGCACAGATCATGAACCAAACTACAGATCTCCTGGTCTGTACAGCTTAATGTTATAGTGGGTAATATATTCAACTACTGAGTTATCTTgggaactcttttttaaaaattatttttaaaataaatttagggtacacttcttttttcccccccaaatctGGGATCGAACTCAcgtcctggcgccgtgaggcagcagtgctactgcgccaccatgctgccgcctAAGAACTCTATTTTAAAACATTATTGATTTAGATGTTTGAAATTTTCCATAGTTAAGAGCAAATGATCCTTAGCAGAAACTCAGACAAAAATTACACTTAGCAGAAAATCAAGAACTTCCAAAAAATCAAGAACTTCCAAAAAACCAAGAACCAAAACCTCCTACTTTATAGAAATTGTGGTTAATGAGACAGAAGGAAATCTTGGATCACGAGGAAATGGACTGCGCTCCTCAATGAAAGCACTGCTGTGAGGTGGAAGACCGAATACATAAAATTCCTGGCTTTTACACTGAAATGGGACGCAGAGGTA comes from Scyliorhinus canicula chromosome 1, sScyCan1.1, whole genome shotgun sequence and encodes:
- the ccdc28b gene encoding coiled-coil domain-containing protein 28B isoform X1, whose product is MEEKKKKRSPKVTLYHQAPKGNPRKSSVPTSKSATFSTALPQPPSPKLRSKLKRVNKDKVKPSQQTGKVTKSAPIQHSFLTDVSDVREMECGLLNLLNDFHSGKLQAFGKECSFEQMEHVREMQEKMARLHFSLDSHVEELSEDKKKNASDRNLEQLLANLEELSTSIQKLHLAENQELPKNQELPKNQEPKPPTL
- the ccdc28b gene encoding coiled-coil domain-containing protein 28B isoform X2 produces the protein MEEKKKKRSPKVTLYHQAPKGNPRKSSVPTSKSATFSTALPQPPSPKLRSKLKRVNKDKVKPSQQTGKVTKSAPIQHSFLTDVSDVREMECGLLNLLNDFHSGKLQAFALTVMWKSFLRTRKKMHPTGILNSFWQIWKN